A section of the Subtercola frigoramans genome encodes:
- a CDS encoding MFS transporter: MTGPGADSVPRQPSSPPPRLSLWAGRSLALVGIILVAANLRAAVAALSPIYADISADIPLSSLGIGVLGTLTPVCFALFGILTPLFQRHLRIESLLVIGLVATIVGTLVRMLSPSYAVLVVGSVIVFAGMGVANVLLPPLVKKYFLDRLGLVTALYSTTLAISAMIPALVVVQLSAEAGWRSAVGVWGVLAIAALVPWIIMYFRDVRQNPDVRPVEGVIAVAPPGVAGRVRHSRVAWALGILFGLTALNVYAAFAWMPQILLSIAGVDEAQAGVLLALYVAMGIPASLLIPVLAARLKNVGLLIWLGAGFYATGYLGLLLAPTVAPWLWMILAGLGPLLFPLSLLLINLRTRTQEGAVALSGFAQGLGYLIGASGPLLVGVLHQVSGQWTGSLVFLLCTAGAVVIVGSIVAKPHFLEDDWHKGVRAR, encoded by the coding sequence GTGACCGGGCCTGGCGCCGATTCCGTACCTCGTCAACCCTCTTCACCTCCACCTCGACTCTCACTCTGGGCAGGGCGCTCGCTCGCTCTGGTCGGCATCATCCTCGTTGCAGCGAACCTCAGGGCGGCGGTTGCGGCGCTTTCGCCGATCTATGCCGACATCTCGGCCGACATTCCCCTCAGCAGTCTGGGAATCGGGGTTCTCGGAACGTTGACCCCCGTGTGCTTCGCACTGTTCGGAATTCTGACGCCCCTCTTCCAACGTCACTTGCGGATCGAGTCCCTGCTCGTGATCGGGCTTGTCGCAACCATTGTCGGAACCCTGGTACGGATGCTCTCGCCGTCGTATGCGGTGCTGGTCGTGGGAAGCGTGATCGTGTTCGCGGGCATGGGCGTGGCGAACGTGCTGCTGCCGCCACTGGTGAAGAAGTACTTTCTCGACCGCCTCGGTCTCGTCACGGCGCTGTACTCAACGACCCTGGCGATCTCGGCCATGATCCCGGCGCTGGTCGTGGTTCAGCTCAGTGCGGAGGCGGGGTGGCGGAGCGCTGTGGGAGTGTGGGGTGTGCTCGCGATCGCCGCGCTCGTGCCCTGGATCATCATGTACTTCCGCGATGTCAGGCAGAACCCCGACGTCAGGCCAGTCGAGGGTGTCATCGCTGTCGCCCCGCCAGGGGTGGCCGGTAGGGTGAGGCACTCCCGTGTCGCATGGGCACTGGGGATCCTCTTCGGACTGACCGCGCTGAACGTCTATGCGGCATTTGCCTGGATGCCCCAGATCCTTCTTTCGATCGCCGGGGTCGACGAAGCGCAGGCAGGGGTCCTGCTCGCTCTCTACGTGGCCATGGGTATCCCGGCGTCCCTGCTCATTCCCGTCCTGGCGGCGCGTCTGAAGAACGTGGGGCTTCTGATTTGGCTGGGGGCCGGGTTCTACGCAACGGGCTACCTCGGCCTCTTGCTTGCTCCGACCGTAGCGCCGTGGCTGTGGATGATCCTCGCCGGCCTCGGCCCGCTGCTGTTCCCGCTCTCGCTCCTGTTGATCAACCTCCGCACGCGTACCCAGGAGGGAGCCGTTGCGCTCAGCGGCTTCGCCCAGGGTCTCGGCTACCTGATCGGCGCCTCAGGACCCTTGCTCGTCGGCGTGCTGCACCAGGTTTCAGGCCAGTGGACAGGATCACTGGTCTTTCTCCTCTGCACCGCAGGAGCGGTTGTCATCGTCGGATCGATCGTGGCGAAGCCGCACTTTCTCGAAGACGACTGGCACAAGGGCGTGCGGGCTCGCTGA
- a CDS encoding SDR family oxidoreductase, translating to MTTEATTQRTVLVTGATGYIGGRLVPRLLDAGFAVRVLVRNPIKLADVPWADQVDIRQGDLSDGSTLDTAFDGIDVLYYLVHSMGGKGHFDGTELTSAKNVAQRALAAHVKRIVYLGGLHPEGVGLSTHLRSRAAVGSVLLQSGVPTIAFQAGVIIGSGSTSFEMIRHLTEVLPYMPAPKWVRNFIQPIAVRDVLYYLVKAADVRQSLNRTFDIGGPDVLRYGQMMNGYAVEAGLHQRPIASLPVFTPWLASQWVNLVSPIPRNLAVPIIESLQFDCVASEHDIAEYIPDPEGGLTGYRRSVRLALEKMRTGQVETSWQDTDVRGAPSDTLPSDPEWTGHTVYTDLKVRETDAKPGDLWRVIEGIGGDNGWYSFPLAWTIRGWMDSVVGGVGLRRGRRNPDHLHTGDALDFWRVEEIKRGRFLRLRAEMKVPGRAWLEMTSTPAEGGGSVYTQRAVFFPTGLAGRLYWYSILPFHGIIFNGMAHRITETARGEALRQNEHPKPTRKAPESAATTAEEVV from the coding sequence GTGACGACCGAAGCAACGACTCAACGAACCGTATTGGTGACCGGTGCGACCGGCTACATCGGAGGGCGACTGGTTCCGCGCCTCCTCGACGCGGGCTTCGCGGTGAGGGTACTGGTACGAAACCCCATCAAACTCGCTGACGTTCCCTGGGCCGACCAGGTCGACATCCGCCAGGGAGACCTCAGCGACGGATCGACCCTCGATACCGCCTTCGACGGTATCGATGTGCTCTACTACCTCGTGCATTCCATGGGGGGCAAGGGGCATTTCGACGGCACCGAGCTCACCAGTGCCAAGAACGTCGCGCAGCGGGCTCTCGCGGCACACGTCAAGCGCATCGTCTACCTCGGAGGCCTCCACCCAGAGGGCGTCGGCCTGTCGACGCATCTCCGCTCGCGCGCAGCCGTGGGCAGCGTGTTGCTCCAATCGGGGGTCCCGACGATCGCCTTCCAGGCGGGAGTGATCATCGGCTCGGGTTCGACCAGCTTCGAGATGATCAGGCACCTCACCGAAGTGCTGCCCTACATGCCTGCGCCCAAGTGGGTGCGCAACTTCATTCAGCCCATCGCTGTTCGTGACGTGCTGTACTACCTGGTGAAGGCGGCGGATGTTCGGCAGAGCCTCAATCGCACCTTCGACATCGGCGGCCCCGATGTGCTTCGTTATGGCCAGATGATGAACGGCTACGCCGTCGAAGCCGGGCTCCACCAGCGACCGATCGCCTCGTTGCCCGTCTTCACGCCGTGGCTGGCCTCACAGTGGGTGAACCTGGTCTCACCGATTCCGCGCAACCTGGCCGTACCCATCATCGAATCGCTGCAGTTCGACTGCGTGGCGAGCGAGCATGACATCGCCGAGTATATTCCCGACCCCGAGGGCGGACTCACCGGGTATCGCCGCTCGGTGCGCCTGGCGCTGGAGAAGATGCGCACCGGCCAGGTCGAAACCAGCTGGCAGGACACCGATGTGCGTGGCGCTCCGAGTGACACGCTGCCGAGCGACCCGGAGTGGACGGGCCACACCGTCTACACCGACCTGAAGGTTCGCGAAACCGATGCGAAGCCGGGTGACCTCTGGCGCGTCATCGAGGGAATCGGGGGCGACAACGGGTGGTACTCCTTCCCGCTCGCCTGGACGATCAGGGGCTGGATGGACTCCGTCGTCGGTGGCGTGGGGCTTCGGAGAGGGCGGCGAAACCCGGATCACCTGCACACGGGTGACGCGCTCGACTTCTGGCGGGTCGAAGAGATCAAGCGCGGCAGGTTCCTGCGCCTGCGGGCTGAGATGAAGGTGCCTGGGCGCGCGTGGCTGGAGATGACCAGCACGCCGGCCGAAGGCGGGGGTTCTGTGTACACCCAGCGCGCGGTGTTCTTTCCGACGGGCCTTGCCGGGCGCCTCTACTGGTACTCGATCCTGCCCTTCCACGGCATCATCTTCAACGGCATGGCACACCGCATCACCGAGACTGCACGGGGCGAGGCGCTTCGTCAGAACGAGCATCCGAAACCCACACGGAAGGCACCGGAGTCGGCGGCAACTACGGCAGAAGAGGTCGTCTGA
- a CDS encoding GDSL-type esterase/lipase family protein, with protein MLENTTLVFLGDSITEHGRWQEWFGSYETHNLGVGGDTTDEVKARLDDVVALDPGTVVLLVGANDLAKNRSVEHIVQNIETILVTLRNELPDAEILLQSVMPRGHEYADEIRDINRHIWQFASSVRTHYLDLWPALALQDGELNPEYTDDRLHLTEAGYEAWLSELEPALERVHGLPPKSRPIRLPELRNANLA; from the coding sequence TTGCTCGAAAACACCACGCTCGTATTCCTCGGTGACAGCATCACAGAGCACGGCCGCTGGCAGGAGTGGTTCGGCAGCTACGAGACGCACAACCTCGGTGTGGGCGGCGACACGACCGACGAGGTGAAGGCTCGGCTCGACGATGTCGTCGCGCTGGACCCCGGCACGGTGGTGCTGCTCGTCGGGGCAAACGACCTCGCCAAGAATCGCTCGGTAGAACACATCGTGCAGAACATCGAGACGATCCTCGTGACCCTGCGGAACGAGTTGCCCGACGCGGAGATCCTGCTGCAGTCGGTCATGCCGCGTGGGCACGAGTACGCCGACGAGATCCGCGACATCAACCGCCACATCTGGCAGTTCGCGTCGAGCGTGCGAACCCACTACCTCGACCTGTGGCCGGCGCTGGCACTGCAGGACGGAGAGCTCAACCCGGAGTACACCGACGACCGCCTGCACCTCACCGAAGCCGGTTACGAAGCGTGGCTCTCTGAGCTCGAACCGGCACTGGAGCGGGTGCACGGCCTGCCCCCCAAGAGCCGGCCCATCCGGCTACCGGAACTGCGCAACGCCAACCTGGCCTGA
- a CDS encoding carbohydrate kinase family protein encodes MSVPEPGGDFADHRAVRIVTIGDVFDDIIVTPDSQIRPDTDTLARIERRPGGSAANTAAWLGTLGTLVDFVGHTNMVDTVRHSNALRESGVTPHLLGESILPTGTIVVIVGRDDSRTMLTERGANSLTSPHDVSDALLTVASHLHFTGYTMFSGQPQEGFGALIGRAHAHSVTVSIDPGSAGFIADHGVEAFLDCARGADVLFPNLDEGIALTGRADPAEIVDALVERFPVVALTLGRTGALVATRSGLRLVIDCVPAEPLDTTGAGDAFNAGFLAGMFEGLHSGENPFDPGTVGVDVAGRYAGRLQRAGELGGATASRAISAVGARPPGVVSHHHR; translated from the coding sequence GTGAGCGTTCCCGAACCCGGCGGGGATTTCGCCGACCACCGGGCCGTGCGGATTGTCACCATCGGCGACGTCTTCGACGACATCATCGTCACGCCTGACTCTCAGATCAGGCCCGACACCGACACTCTCGCTCGCATCGAACGACGTCCAGGCGGCTCCGCGGCCAACACCGCGGCATGGCTCGGCACCCTGGGCACGCTGGTCGATTTTGTCGGGCACACCAACATGGTCGACACGGTCAGGCACTCCAATGCGCTGCGTGAATCGGGTGTCACTCCGCACCTGCTGGGCGAGAGCATCCTGCCGACCGGAACGATCGTCGTCATCGTCGGTCGCGATGACAGCCGCACCATGCTGACCGAACGCGGCGCGAACAGCCTCACTTCACCGCACGATGTCAGCGATGCCCTGCTGACCGTCGCATCGCACCTGCACTTCACCGGGTACACGATGTTCAGCGGCCAACCGCAGGAGGGTTTCGGGGCTCTCATCGGCAGGGCCCACGCACACTCGGTGACGGTGTCGATCGACCCCGGTTCAGCGGGCTTCATCGCCGATCACGGTGTGGAAGCCTTCCTGGACTGCGCCCGAGGAGCGGATGTTCTGTTTCCGAACCTCGATGAGGGAATCGCGCTCACCGGCCGCGCTGATCCCGCTGAAATCGTCGATGCGCTGGTGGAACGCTTCCCCGTGGTCGCCCTGACCCTCGGGCGCACGGGAGCACTCGTCGCCACCCGATCAGGGCTCCGGCTGGTGATCGACTGCGTTCCGGCCGAACCGCTCGACACCACCGGCGCCGGTGACGCGTTCAACGCCGGTTTTCTCGCCGGAATGTTCGAGGGCCTTCATTCGGGTGAGAATCCGTTCGATCCCGGAACGGTCGGTGTCGACGTGGCCGGCAGATACGCGGGCCGTCTACAGCGGGCAGGTGAGCTCGGCGGGGCGACGGCATCGCGGGCGATCAGCGCCGTCGGAGCCCGGCCGCCCGGCGTCGTCTCCCACCATCACCGCTGA
- a CDS encoding pseudouridine-5'-phosphate glycosidase — MNQPFVISDAVADALQNGRPVVALESTIISHGLPRPRNLAAAQEFEEILRSAGVTPATIAVLDGVPRIGLDADGVRRIADEDMVKASVRDLPILAAKKISGATTVAATAYLAGRAGVRVFATGGLGGVHRGASSSFDESADLSALALAGVTVVAAGVKSVLDIAGTLERLETLSVPVVGYRTTNFPSFWLTESGEQIDWSVDSPEEVAAVMRAQYELGHGQGIIVANPLPPELQWEPAEHDAVLLEALAEADARGIRGKAVTPFLLSYIVGASGGRSLEVNLDIARNNVRLAGEIAKAWSRTTQGQR, encoded by the coding sequence ATGAACCAGCCCTTCGTCATTTCTGACGCAGTCGCAGACGCCCTGCAGAACGGGCGACCCGTCGTCGCCCTCGAGTCGACCATCATCTCGCACGGCCTGCCCCGACCCCGGAACCTCGCGGCGGCGCAGGAATTCGAAGAGATCCTGCGCTCTGCCGGAGTGACGCCGGCGACGATCGCTGTGCTCGACGGAGTACCCCGAATCGGCCTCGATGCCGACGGGGTACGCCGGATCGCCGACGAAGACATGGTCAAAGCCAGCGTTCGCGATCTGCCGATCCTCGCCGCGAAGAAGATCAGCGGCGCGACCACAGTGGCAGCAACGGCGTACCTCGCCGGCCGTGCTGGCGTGCGGGTGTTTGCCACGGGCGGCCTCGGCGGGGTACACCGCGGCGCGAGCAGCTCGTTCGACGAGTCCGCCGACCTGAGTGCGCTTGCTCTCGCCGGAGTCACCGTGGTGGCGGCAGGGGTCAAATCCGTGCTCGACATCGCCGGAACGCTCGAACGCCTCGAGACGCTCAGCGTTCCCGTTGTCGGGTACCGCACCACCAACTTCCCGAGTTTCTGGCTCACCGAATCGGGCGAACAGATCGATTGGTCGGTCGACTCGCCAGAGGAGGTCGCCGCCGTGATGCGGGCGCAGTACGAGCTCGGCCACGGCCAGGGCATCATCGTTGCGAACCCACTCCCGCCAGAGCTGCAGTGGGAGCCCGCCGAGCACGACGCAGTGCTCCTCGAAGCCCTGGCCGAGGCGGATGCCCGGGGAATCCGTGGCAAGGCCGTGACGCCCTTTCTGCTGTCGTACATCGTCGGCGCCTCAGGAGGCCGGAGCCTCGAAGTCAACCTCGACATCGCCCGCAACAATGTGAGGCTGGCCGGCGAGATCGCGAAAGCCTGGAGCCGCACCACCCAGGGCCAAAGGTGA
- a CDS encoding DUF6804 family protein: MSQQKSTSRYPTFTRTALAPGLLAAICLLAAVAVIGTGWFTILQFAIAILALIVCVFAWQANQWWWLIGLVPVAVVWNPVWPLSFDPPVWYALHLAAAIVFVAAGLFIKVPVSTKK, encoded by the coding sequence ATGAGCCAGCAGAAGTCGACGTCCCGTTACCCCACTTTCACCCGAACGGCGCTGGCGCCAGGACTCCTGGCGGCGATCTGCCTGCTTGCAGCCGTCGCGGTGATAGGTACGGGGTGGTTCACCATCCTGCAGTTCGCGATCGCCATCCTGGCGCTGATCGTGTGTGTCTTCGCCTGGCAGGCGAACCAGTGGTGGTGGCTCATCGGGCTGGTCCCGGTCGCCGTCGTCTGGAACCCGGTCTGGCCGCTGAGCTTCGACCCGCCCGTCTGGTACGCCCTCCACCTCGCCGCAGCGATCGTCTTCGTCGCTGCAGGATTGTTCATCAAGGTCCCGGTCTCCACGAAGAAATAA